TTGATGAGGACGCTCCCCGGCTTTATCCGGCGCAGAAACGCGTCATCGACAAGGTGATACGTAGCGTCCTCCCCTTCTTTCGTCAACGGGACATGGACCGTCACGATATCGCAATCGAGGATCTCGTCGAGCGGCCGGTACTTCTCGGCTCCGGTTTTGCGGCGCAGAGGAGGATCGTTGAGCACGCATTCCATGCCCATCGCCGTGGCCTTTTTCAGCACGCGCGAACCGACGTTGCCAACGCCCACGATGCCCAGCTTCATCCTCCGCAGCTGAAAACCATGGGCCTGAGCCAATTCGAGCAATGCCCCGGTGATGTATTGGCCTACGCTGTTCGCGTTGCAGCCCGGCGCACTCGAAAAACCGATGCCCTTCGCTTCGAGATACGCCTTGTCCACGTGGTCTTCGCCAATGGTCGCCGTCCCCACAAATCTGACCCGCGATCCATCGAGCAGCCGCGCGTTCACCTTGGTGATTGACCGGATGGCCAAAAGCTCCGCATCCGCCACGGCCGCCGCGTCTATACTCCGGCCCGGCATGGCCACAACATCGCCCAAAGTCGAAAACGCTTCGCGCCCGTAGGGCATGTTCTCATCGACGACTATCTTCATGGATTGCTGTTCCATATGTGATTCTGAAACGGGGACTG
The sequence above is drawn from the Candidatus Hydrogenedentota bacterium genome and encodes:
- the pdxB gene encoding 4-phosphoerythronate dehydrogenase PdxB; the encoded protein is MKIVVDENMPYGREAFSTLGDVVAMPGRSIDAAAVADAELLAIRSITKVNARLLDGSRVRFVGTATIGEDHVDKAYLEAKGIGFSSAPGCNANSVGQYITGALLELAQAHGFQLRRMKLGIVGVGNVGSRVLKKATAMGMECVLNDPPLRRKTGAEKYRPLDEILDCDIVTVHVPLTKEGEDATYHLVDDAFLRRIKPGSVLINSARGAVADGGALKRALADGHLRTCVLDVWEGEPQVDLELLGKLFIGTPHIAGYSFDGKVNGTRQIYEAACAFLGAEPVWDPSPLLPAPECPEVQVDGAAEDAEAALREAVRKVYDIRNDDKAMRGLFDMPGAARGAFFDKLRKNYPRRREFFNTRAAVTPRNHELEAMLAGVGFTCEA